A single window of Lutzomyia longipalpis isolate SR_M1_2022 chromosome 1, ASM2433408v1 DNA harbors:
- the LOC129785890 gene encoding actin maturation protease, giving the protein MSHEIIPIPPPVPNFSPVAFHTRQNPTSGCTVDFQECLWASQYPEVQKSCFLARVCEHRPPKKCFFHRVESILQEGPTCGFVTISMYLGGLPTPDELFQEAKRRGFTAMGEMFSAGNLMEILLDQPAFSGRCHLFEGDLNCDEIRNALQSEACLIVPYDSDVNHTPCLRSGHKAHWALVIGYLIDEKDEFYVIARQGKSRLLGVWSLSSLAESNGNLTEFSQPKQHQGKDFMLPEGGIAGPQGLCHRAIIIHGGFQGNQFRFSNQ; this is encoded by the exons ATGTCACACGAAATCATACCTATTCCACCTCCTGTGCCGAATTTTTCTCCTGTTGCCTTCCACACAAGACAAAATCCCACCTCAGGGTGTACTGTGGATTTCCAGGAGTGCCTCTGGGCGTCTCAATACCCGGAAGTGCAGAAATCCTGTTTTTTGGCGCGCGTTTGTGAACACAGACCACCGAAGAAATGTTTCTTTCATCGGGTGGAGTCAATCCTGCAGGAAGGGCCAACATGTGGTTTTGTAACAATCAGCATGTACCTGGGAGGCCTCCCTACACCCGATGAGCTCTTCCAGGAAGCTAAACGTCGGGGTTTTACTGCCATGGGAGAAATGTTCAGTGCTGGCAACCTCATGGAAATCCTCCTGGATCAACCAGCTTTCTCAGGGAGGTGCCACCTGTTTGAGGGTGATCTGAATTGTGATGAAATCCGGAATGCTCTTCAGTCGGAAGCATGCCTGATTGTGCCCTATGACTCCGACGTCAACCATACACCCTGTCTCAGAAGTGGACATAAAGCCCATTGGGCACTTGTCATTGGATATTTAATTGACGAAAAGGATGAg TTTTATGTGATAGCACGCCAAGGAAAATCCCGTCTCTTGGGCGTTTGGTCCCTGTCTTCATTGGCAGAAAGCAACGGGAACCTCACGGAGTTCAGTCAACCTAAGCAGCATCAAGGAAAGGACTTTATGCTGCCTGAAGGTGGCATCGCCGGTCCACAGGGTCTCTGTCATCGAGCTATTATAATCCATGGAGGCTTCCAGGGAAATCAGTTTCGCTTCTCAAACCAATAG
- the LOC129785855 gene encoding gastrula zinc finger protein XlCGF57.1-like, with the protein MNIDANVICRICLQSERLFHSIFEELQSLLLVDIVTQIANISINKDDKLPQQICHDCTTKFIAASDIRRLAIESDCFLKENLRTLFKEPQEDGSEISLQKSPSWADEQQELKKTRNAEIAEAERNQISCDGSKEDEDHEEALEEFSCETCGKVFQSHLSMRRHTKYHLLDRIKCPLCPRNFSQMSNLKRHLIVHSDMKEFHCDRCSELFGSISALYEHIKNHINTPDSTPSDYVMRCEVCRDFSTASYVEFRNHMRREHQVSGTIRPFICCICGIRFTSKQGMFRHIDNIHENNRRNLRNRDKNFLCTTCGKSFYTNFHLEVHVRSHTGQRPFKCQHPDCHRAFSQLSGLKMHTYTHTGEKPFCCKICGKSFNQYGHVREHMLIHSDIRPHVCKICNHSFRVKGNLTAHMMIHSGKKPYICSLCFKSFAQGSKLRQHMDKKHPN; encoded by the exons ATGAATATTGACGCAAATGTTATTTGTCGTATTTGTCTACAATCTGAGAGgctttttcattcaatattcGAGGAATTGCAATCACTCTTGCTCGTAGATATCGTGACACAAATCGCCAACATTTCT attaATAAGGATGATAAACTGCCTCAACAAATCTGCCACGACTGTACGACAAAGTTTATTGCTGCTAGTGATATTCGGCGTCTAGCTATTGAATCGGATTgttttttgaaggaaaatttaaggaCATTATTTAAAGAGCCACAAGAAGATGGATctgaaatttcattacaaaaatcTCCATCCTGGGCAGATGAACAGCAGGAGTTGAAAAAGACAAGAAACGCAGAGATTGCAGAGGCAGAAAGGAACCAAATAAGTTGTGATGGAAGCAAAGAAGACGAAGATCACGAGGAAGCTTTGGAGGAATTTTCCTGTGAAACttgtggaaaagtttttcagagTCACCTATCAATGAGACGACATACAAAATACCATCTGTTGGATCGCATAAAATGCCCACTGTGTCCTCGCAATTTCTCACAAATGAGCAATCTCAAGCGACACTTGATTGTACACAGCGACATGAAGGAGTTTCATTGCGACAGGTGTTCTGAGCTCTTTGGCAGTATTTCAGCTCTCTATGAGCACATTAAGAATCACATAAATACCCCTGATTCCACTCCCAGTGACTATGTGATGCGATGCGAAGTTTGCCGGGATTTTAGCACAGCATCGTATGTTGAATTCAGGAATCACATGAGGAGGGAGCATCAAGTATCAGGAACAATCCGTCCATTCATCTGCTGCATATGTGGGATTCGCTTCACGTCCAAGCAGGGAATGTTTCGGCACATTGACAATATTCATGAGAATAATCGTCGAAATTTGCGGAATCGCGACAAGAACTTTCTATGCACGACGTGTGGGAAGAGTTTCTACACCAACTTCCACCTTGAGGTGCACGTAAGGAGTCACACAGGACAACGTCCCTTTAAGTGCCAACATCCGGATTGCCATAGAGCTTTTTCACAACTTTCGGGGCTTAAAATGCACACCTACACGCACACGGGTGAGAAGCCTTTTTGCTGCAAAATCTGCGGGAAGTCTTTCAATCAGTATGGGCATGTGCGGGAGCACATGCTAATCCATTCAGATATCAGACCACATGTGTGCAAAATTTGCAATCATTCATTTCGTGTTAAAGGGAACCTAACTGCACATATGATGATCCATAGTGGCAAAAAACCATACATATGTTCGCTTTGCTTTAAATCATTCGCCCAGGGCTCCAAGCTACGGCAACATATGGATAAGAAGCATCCCAATTGA